From one Meles meles chromosome 18, mMelMel3.1 paternal haplotype, whole genome shotgun sequence genomic stretch:
- the HDAC5 gene encoding histone deacetylase 5 isoform X4, translating to MNSPTESDGMSGREPALEILPRTPLHGIPVAVEVKPVLPGAMPSSMGGGGGGSPSPAELRGALAGPVDPALREQQLQQELLALKQQQQLQKQLLFAEFQKQHDHLTRQHEVQLQKHLKQQQEMLAAKRQQELEQQRQREQQRQEELEKQRLEQQLLILRNKEKSKESAIASTEVKLRLQEFLLSKSKEPTPGGLNHSLPQHPKCWGAHHASLDQSSPPQSGPPGTPPSYKLPLLGPYDSRDDFPLRKTASEPNLKVRSRLKQKVAERRSSPLLRRKDGTVISTFKKRAVEITGAGPGVSSVCNSAPGSGPSSPNSSHSTIAENGFTGSVPNIPTEMLPQHRALPLDSSPNQFSLYTSPSLPNISLGLQATVTVTNSHLTASPKLSTQQEAERQALQSLRQGGTLTGKFMSTSSIPGCLLGVALEGDSSPHGHASLLQHVLLLEQARQQSTLIAVPLHGQSPLVTGERMATSMRTVGKLPRHRPLSRTQSSPLPQSPQALQQLVMQQQHQQFLEKQKQQQLQLGKILTKTGELSRQPTTHPEETEEELTEQQEALLGEGALTIPREGSTESESTQEDLEEEEEEEEEEEEEEGEEDCIQVKDEEGESGPEEGPDLDESSAGYKKVFPDAQQLQPLQVFQAPLSLATVPHQALGRTQSSPAAPGGLKSPPDQPAKHLFTTGVVYDTFMLKHQCMCGNTHVHPEHAGRIQSIWSRLQETGLLSKCERIRGRKATLDEIQTVHSEYHTLLYGTSPLNRQKLDSKKLLGPISQKMYAVLPCGGIGVDSDTVWNEMHSSSAVRMAVGCLVELAFKVASGELKNGFAIIRPPGHHAEESTAMGFCFFNSVAITTKLLQQKLNVGKVLIVDWDIHHGNGTQQAFYNDPSVLYISLHRYDNGNFFPGSGAPEEVGGGPGVGYNVNVAWTGGVDPPIGDVEYLTAFRTVVMPIAHEFSPDVVLVSAGFDAVEGHLSPLGGYSVTARCFGHLTRQLMTLAGGRVVLALEGGHDLTAICDASEACVSALLSVELQPLDEAVLQQKPNINAVATLEKVIEIQSKHWSCVQRFAAGLGRSLREAQAGETEEAETVSAMALLSVGAEQAQAAAAREHSPRPPEEPMEQEPAL from the exons TGGAGGTGAAGCCGGTGCTGCCCGGAGCCATGCCCAGctccatggggggtgggggaggaggcagcccCAGCCCCGCGGAGCTGCGGGGGGCTCTGGCAGGCCCTGTGGACCCCGCACTGAgggagcagcagctgcagcaggaGCTCCTGGCGctcaagcagcagcagcagctgcagaAGCAGCTCCTGTTCGCCGAGTTCCAGAAGCAGCATGACCACCTGACACGGCAGCATGAGGTCCAGCTGCAGAAGCACCTCAAG cagcagcaggagatgCTGGCGGCCAAGAGGCAGCAGGAGCtggagcagcagcggcagcgggagcagcagcggcaggaagagctggagaagcagcgGCTGGAGCAGCAGCTGCTCATCCTGCGAAACAAGGAGAAGAGCAAAGAGA GTGCCATTGCCAGCACTGAGGTGAAGCTGAGGCTCCAGGAATTCCTCCTGTCGAAGTCAAAGGAACCCACGCCGGGCGGCCTCAACCATTCCCTCCCACAGCATCCCAAATGCTG GGGAGCCCACCATGCTTCTTTGGACCAGAGTTCCCCTCCCCAGAGTGGCCCCCCTGGGACGCCTCCCTCCTACAAACTGCCTTTGCTTGGGCCCTATGACAGCCGCGATGACTTCCCCCTCCGCAAAACAG CCTCTGAACCCAACTTGAAAGTGCGTTCGAGGCTAAAGCAGAAGGTGGCTGAGCGGAGAAGTAGTCCCCTCTTGCGACGCAAGGACGGAACAGTCATTAGTACCTTTAAGAAGAGAGCTGTTGAGATCACCGGCGCTGGGCCTGGGG TGTCGTCCGTGTGTAACAGCGCGCCAGGCTCCGGCCCCAGCTCTCCCAACAGCTCCCACAGCACCATTGCTGAGAATGGTTTTACTGGCTCAGTCCCCAACATCCCCACCGAG ATGCTCCCCCAGCACCGGGCCCTCCCTCTGGACAGCTCCCCCAACCAGTTCAGCCTCTACacgtctccctctctgcccaacATCTCCCTAGGGCTGCAGGCCACAGTCACTGTCACCAACTCACACCTCACC GCCTCCCCGAAGCTGTCAACGCAGCAGGAGGCCGAGAGGCAGGCCCTCCAGTCCCTGCGGCAGGGTGGCACACTGACGGGCAAGTTCATGAGCACATCCTCCATCCCTGGCTGCCTGCTGGGCGTGGCGCTGGAGGGCGACAGCAGCCCGCACGGTCACGCCTCCCTACTGCAGCACGTGCTGCTGCTGGAGCAGGCTCGGCAGCAGAGCACCCTCATCGCTG TGCCACTCCACGGGCAGTCCCCGCTGGTGACAGGTGAACGTATGGCCACCAGCATGCGGACAGTGGGCAAGCTTCCGCGGCACCGGCCCTTGAGCCGCACGCAGTCGTCCCCgctgccccagagcccccaggcCCTGCAGCAGCTCGTCatgcagcagcagcaccagcagttcCTGGAGAAGCAGAAGCAACAGCAGCTGCAGCTGGGCAAG ATCCTCACCAAGACTGGGGAGCTGTCACGGCAGCCCACCACCCACCCCGAGGAGACGGAGGAGGAGCTGACCGAGCAGCAGGAGGCCTTGCTTGGGGAGGGAGCCCTGACCATCCCCCGGGAAGGCTCCACGGAGAGCGAGAGCACGCAGGAagacctggaggaggaggaggaggaagaggaggaagaggaggaggaagagggggaggaggactgCATCCAGGTCAAGGATGAGGAGGGCGAGAGTGGCCCTGAGGAGGGGCCCGACTTGGATGAGTCCAGTGCTGGTTACAAAAAG GTATTCCCCGACGCCCAGCAGCTGCAACCACTTCAGGTgttccaggcgcccctcagcctgGCCACTGTGCCCCACCAGGCCCTGGGCCGCACCCAGTCCTCACCTGCTGCCCCCGGCGGCCTGAAAAGCCCCCCAGACCAGCCCGCCAAGCACCTCTTCACCACAG GTGTGGTCTACGACACGTTCATGCTGAAGCACCAGTGCATGTGTGGGAACACACACGTGCACCCCGAGCACGCCGGCCGGATCCAGAGCATCTGGTCACGGCTGCAGGAGACGGGCCTGCTTAGCAAGTGTGAG CGGATCCGGGGTCGCAAAGCCACACTGGACGAGATCCAAACGGTGCACTCCGAGTACCACACCCTGCTCTATGGGACCAGCCCCCTCAACCGACAGAAGCTGGACAGCAAGAAGCTGCTCG GCCCCATCAGCCAGAAGATGTACGCTGTGCTGCCTTGCGGGGGCATTGGG GTGGACAGTGACACTGTGTGGAATGAAATGCACTCCTCCAGTGCTGTGCGCATGGCAGTGGGCTGCCTGGTGGAGCTGGCTTTCAAGGTGGCCTCAGGAGAGCTCAAG AATGGATTTGCCATCATCCGGCCCCCGGGACACCACGCGGAGGAGTCGACAGCCAT GGGTTTCTGCTTCTTCAACTCTGTAGCCATCACAACCAAACTCCTGCAGCAGAAGCTGAACGTGGGCAAGGTTCTCATCGTGGACTGG GACATTCACCACGGCAATGGCACCCAGCAAGCGTTTTACAATGACCCCTCTGTGCTCTACATCTCCCTGCATCGCTATGACAACGGGAACTTCTTTCCAGGCTCGGGGGCCCCTGAAGAG GTTGGCGGAGGGCCGGGCGTGGGGTACAATGTGAACGTGGCATGGACGGGAGGTGTGGATCCCCCCATCGGAGACGTGGAGTACCTAACGGCCTTCAG GACAGTGGTGATGCCCATTGCCCACGAGTTCTCACCTGATGTGGTCCTGGTCTCTGCCGGGTTCGATGCTGTTGAGGGACACCTGTCTCCACTGGGTGGCTACTCTGTCACCGCCAGAT GCTTTGGCCACTTGACCAGGCAGCTGATGACTCTGGCAGGGGGCCGGGTGGTGCTGGCCCTGGAGGGAGGCCACGACTTGACCGCCATCTGTGATGCCTCTGAGGCCTGTGTCTCAGCTCTGCTCAGTGTAGAG CTGCAGCCCTTGGACGAGGCAGTCTTGCAACAAAAGCCCAACATCAACGCAGTGGCCACGCTAGAGAAAGTCATCGAGATCCAGA GCAAACACTGGAGCTGCGTCCAGAGGTTCGCCGCTGGTCTAGGCCGTTCCCTGCGGGAGGCCCAGGCAGGTGAGACGGAGGAGGCGGAGACTGTGAGCGCCATGGCCTTGCTGTCGGTGGGGGCTGAGCAGGCCCAGGCTGCTGCAGCCCGGGAGCACAGCCCCAG GCCGCCAGAGGAGCCCATGGAGCAGGAGCCTGCCCTGTGA
- the HDAC5 gene encoding histone deacetylase 5 isoform X2, giving the protein MNSPTESDGMSGREPALEILPRTPLHGIPVAVEVKPVLPGAMPSSMGGGGGGSPSPAELRGALAGPVDPALREQQLQQELLALKQQQQLQKQLLFAEFQKQHDHLTRQHEVQLQKHLKQQQEMLAAKRQQELEQQRQREQQRQEELEKQRLEQQLLILRNKEKSKESAIASTEVKLRLQEFLLSKSKEPTPGGLNHSLPQHPKCWGAHHASLDQSSPPQSGPPGTPPSYKLPLLGPYDSRDDFPLRKTASEPNLKVRSRLKQKVAERRSSPLLRRKDGTVISTFKKRAVEITGAGPGASSPVVSSVCNSAPGSGPSSPNSSHSTIAENGFTGSVPNIPTEMLPQHRALPLDSSPNQFSLYTSPSLPNISLGLQATVTVTNSHLTASPKLSTQQEAERQALQSLRQGGTLTGKFMSTSSIPGCLLGVALEGDSSPHGHASLLQHVLLLEQARQQSTLIAVPLHGQSPLVTGERMATSMRTVGKLPRHRPLSRTQSSPLPQSPQALQQLVMQQQHQQFLEKQKQQQLQLGKILTKTGELSRQPTTHPEETEEELTEQQEALLGEGALTIPREGSTESESTQEDLEEEEEEEEEEEEEEGEEDCIQVKDEEGESGPEEGPDLDESSAGYKKVFPDAQQLQPLQVFQAPLSLATVPHQALGRTQSSPAAPGGLKSPPDQPAKHLFTTGVVYDTFMLKHQCMCGNTHVHPEHAGRIQSIWSRLQETGLLSKCERIRGRKATLDEIQTVHSEYHTLLYGTSPLNRQKLDSKKLLGPISQKMYAVLPCGGIGVDSDTVWNEMHSSSAVRMAVGCLVELAFKVASGELKNGFAIIRPPGHHAEESTAMGFCFFNSVAITTKLLQQKLNVGKVLIVDWDIHHGNGTQQAFYNDPSVLYISLHRYDNGNFFPGSGAPEEVGGGPGVGYNVNVAWTGGVDPPIGDVEYLTAFRTVVMPIAHEFSPDVVLVSAGFDAVEGHLSPLGGYSVTARCFGHLTRQLMTLAGGRVVLALEGGHDLTAICDASEACVSALLSVELQPLDEAVLQQKPNINAVATLEKVIEIQSKHWSCVQRFAAGLGRSLREAQAGETEEAETVSAMALLSVGAEQAQAAAAREHSPRPPEEPMEQEPAL; this is encoded by the exons TGGAGGTGAAGCCGGTGCTGCCCGGAGCCATGCCCAGctccatggggggtgggggaggaggcagcccCAGCCCCGCGGAGCTGCGGGGGGCTCTGGCAGGCCCTGTGGACCCCGCACTGAgggagcagcagctgcagcaggaGCTCCTGGCGctcaagcagcagcagcagctgcagaAGCAGCTCCTGTTCGCCGAGTTCCAGAAGCAGCATGACCACCTGACACGGCAGCATGAGGTCCAGCTGCAGAAGCACCTCAAG cagcagcaggagatgCTGGCGGCCAAGAGGCAGCAGGAGCtggagcagcagcggcagcgggagcagcagcggcaggaagagctggagaagcagcgGCTGGAGCAGCAGCTGCTCATCCTGCGAAACAAGGAGAAGAGCAAAGAGA GTGCCATTGCCAGCACTGAGGTGAAGCTGAGGCTCCAGGAATTCCTCCTGTCGAAGTCAAAGGAACCCACGCCGGGCGGCCTCAACCATTCCCTCCCACAGCATCCCAAATGCTG GGGAGCCCACCATGCTTCTTTGGACCAGAGTTCCCCTCCCCAGAGTGGCCCCCCTGGGACGCCTCCCTCCTACAAACTGCCTTTGCTTGGGCCCTATGACAGCCGCGATGACTTCCCCCTCCGCAAAACAG CCTCTGAACCCAACTTGAAAGTGCGTTCGAGGCTAAAGCAGAAGGTGGCTGAGCGGAGAAGTAGTCCCCTCTTGCGACGCAAGGACGGAACAGTCATTAGTACCTTTAAGAAGAGAGCTGTTGAGATCACCGGCGCTGGGCCTGGGG CCAGTTCTCCCGTAGTGTCGTCCGTGTGTAACAGCGCGCCAGGCTCCGGCCCCAGCTCTCCCAACAGCTCCCACAGCACCATTGCTGAGAATGGTTTTACTGGCTCAGTCCCCAACATCCCCACCGAG ATGCTCCCCCAGCACCGGGCCCTCCCTCTGGACAGCTCCCCCAACCAGTTCAGCCTCTACacgtctccctctctgcccaacATCTCCCTAGGGCTGCAGGCCACAGTCACTGTCACCAACTCACACCTCACC GCCTCCCCGAAGCTGTCAACGCAGCAGGAGGCCGAGAGGCAGGCCCTCCAGTCCCTGCGGCAGGGTGGCACACTGACGGGCAAGTTCATGAGCACATCCTCCATCCCTGGCTGCCTGCTGGGCGTGGCGCTGGAGGGCGACAGCAGCCCGCACGGTCACGCCTCCCTACTGCAGCACGTGCTGCTGCTGGAGCAGGCTCGGCAGCAGAGCACCCTCATCGCTG TGCCACTCCACGGGCAGTCCCCGCTGGTGACAGGTGAACGTATGGCCACCAGCATGCGGACAGTGGGCAAGCTTCCGCGGCACCGGCCCTTGAGCCGCACGCAGTCGTCCCCgctgccccagagcccccaggcCCTGCAGCAGCTCGTCatgcagcagcagcaccagcagttcCTGGAGAAGCAGAAGCAACAGCAGCTGCAGCTGGGCAAG ATCCTCACCAAGACTGGGGAGCTGTCACGGCAGCCCACCACCCACCCCGAGGAGACGGAGGAGGAGCTGACCGAGCAGCAGGAGGCCTTGCTTGGGGAGGGAGCCCTGACCATCCCCCGGGAAGGCTCCACGGAGAGCGAGAGCACGCAGGAagacctggaggaggaggaggaggaagaggaggaagaggaggaggaagagggggaggaggactgCATCCAGGTCAAGGATGAGGAGGGCGAGAGTGGCCCTGAGGAGGGGCCCGACTTGGATGAGTCCAGTGCTGGTTACAAAAAG GTATTCCCCGACGCCCAGCAGCTGCAACCACTTCAGGTgttccaggcgcccctcagcctgGCCACTGTGCCCCACCAGGCCCTGGGCCGCACCCAGTCCTCACCTGCTGCCCCCGGCGGCCTGAAAAGCCCCCCAGACCAGCCCGCCAAGCACCTCTTCACCACAG GTGTGGTCTACGACACGTTCATGCTGAAGCACCAGTGCATGTGTGGGAACACACACGTGCACCCCGAGCACGCCGGCCGGATCCAGAGCATCTGGTCACGGCTGCAGGAGACGGGCCTGCTTAGCAAGTGTGAG CGGATCCGGGGTCGCAAAGCCACACTGGACGAGATCCAAACGGTGCACTCCGAGTACCACACCCTGCTCTATGGGACCAGCCCCCTCAACCGACAGAAGCTGGACAGCAAGAAGCTGCTCG GCCCCATCAGCCAGAAGATGTACGCTGTGCTGCCTTGCGGGGGCATTGGG GTGGACAGTGACACTGTGTGGAATGAAATGCACTCCTCCAGTGCTGTGCGCATGGCAGTGGGCTGCCTGGTGGAGCTGGCTTTCAAGGTGGCCTCAGGAGAGCTCAAG AATGGATTTGCCATCATCCGGCCCCCGGGACACCACGCGGAGGAGTCGACAGCCAT GGGTTTCTGCTTCTTCAACTCTGTAGCCATCACAACCAAACTCCTGCAGCAGAAGCTGAACGTGGGCAAGGTTCTCATCGTGGACTGG GACATTCACCACGGCAATGGCACCCAGCAAGCGTTTTACAATGACCCCTCTGTGCTCTACATCTCCCTGCATCGCTATGACAACGGGAACTTCTTTCCAGGCTCGGGGGCCCCTGAAGAG GTTGGCGGAGGGCCGGGCGTGGGGTACAATGTGAACGTGGCATGGACGGGAGGTGTGGATCCCCCCATCGGAGACGTGGAGTACCTAACGGCCTTCAG GACAGTGGTGATGCCCATTGCCCACGAGTTCTCACCTGATGTGGTCCTGGTCTCTGCCGGGTTCGATGCTGTTGAGGGACACCTGTCTCCACTGGGTGGCTACTCTGTCACCGCCAGAT GCTTTGGCCACTTGACCAGGCAGCTGATGACTCTGGCAGGGGGCCGGGTGGTGCTGGCCCTGGAGGGAGGCCACGACTTGACCGCCATCTGTGATGCCTCTGAGGCCTGTGTCTCAGCTCTGCTCAGTGTAGAG CTGCAGCCCTTGGACGAGGCAGTCTTGCAACAAAAGCCCAACATCAACGCAGTGGCCACGCTAGAGAAAGTCATCGAGATCCAGA GCAAACACTGGAGCTGCGTCCAGAGGTTCGCCGCTGGTCTAGGCCGTTCCCTGCGGGAGGCCCAGGCAGGTGAGACGGAGGAGGCGGAGACTGTGAGCGCCATGGCCTTGCTGTCGGTGGGGGCTGAGCAGGCCCAGGCTGCTGCAGCCCGGGAGCACAGCCCCAG GCCGCCAGAGGAGCCCATGGAGCAGGAGCCTGCCCTGTGA